One window of Macrococcus sp. 19Msa1099 genomic DNA carries:
- the coaBC gene encoding bifunctional phosphopantothenoylcysteine decarboxylase/phosphopantothenate--cysteine ligase CoaBC codes for MKIVLGVTGGIAVYKAIDLTSKLVQNGHEVRVIMTESAEQFVTPLAFQALSRNPVYTDIFVEQNPAEIQHIALGDWADIMIIAPLTASTLGKIAHGISDNMLTATVLAFTKTIYLAPAMNSNMYNNPAVTDNIQTLLKRGFKFIEPGEGFLACGYIAKGRMSEPLDIMKFIGEDNIEKDLQGKKVLVTAGPTIETIDPVRYLTNRSSGKMGYSLAEAASLRGADVTLVSTDVGIPVPNGVRHIKTESAQDMFNAVKDNMEQDLIIKAAAVADYTPVETHDQKLKKQEGDLTITFKRTEDILKYIGEHKTTQLVVGFAAETEHVEMYARGKLNKKNADVIVANNVGDKSIGFKSNDNAVTMYFKDGTHIDIPKQSKLNIAHEILSHVKEKGFK; via the coding sequence ATGAAGATTGTATTAGGCGTTACTGGTGGGATTGCGGTATATAAAGCGATAGATTTAACAAGTAAGCTCGTACAGAATGGTCATGAAGTGCGTGTCATTATGACGGAGAGTGCAGAGCAGTTTGTAACGCCACTTGCATTTCAGGCGTTAAGCAGAAATCCTGTATACACAGATATCTTCGTGGAACAGAACCCAGCTGAAATTCAGCATATTGCTCTTGGAGACTGGGCAGATATTATGATCATCGCACCATTAACTGCATCAACGCTCGGTAAGATTGCACATGGTATCAGTGACAATATGCTGACTGCAACTGTACTTGCGTTTACGAAGACGATTTATTTAGCACCTGCCATGAACAGTAATATGTACAATAACCCGGCAGTAACGGACAATATTCAAACGTTACTGAAGCGTGGATTCAAATTCATAGAACCGGGAGAAGGTTTCTTGGCGTGTGGCTATATAGCAAAAGGACGCATGAGCGAACCACTTGATATCATGAAGTTTATTGGTGAAGATAATATAGAAAAAGATTTGCAAGGCAAGAAAGTATTGGTCACAGCAGGACCTACAATTGAAACGATAGATCCAGTGCGCTATTTAACGAACCGTTCATCGGGTAAGATGGGCTATAGTTTAGCTGAAGCAGCAAGCCTGCGAGGTGCAGATGTAACATTAGTATCGACAGACGTAGGAATACCTGTGCCGAATGGGGTACGTCATATTAAGACTGAAAGTGCACAAGATATGTTCAATGCAGTAAAAGATAATATGGAACAAGATCTGATTATTAAAGCAGCAGCAGTAGCAGACTATACACCAGTAGAAACACATGACCAGAAATTAAAGAAACAAGAGGGAGATCTCACGATTACATTTAAACGTACAGAGGATATACTGAAATATATTGGTGAGCATAAGACGACACAACTTGTAGTTGGCTTTGCAGCTGAGACAGAGCATGTCGAAATGTATGCACGCGGAAAATTGAACAAGAAAAATGCAGATGTTATTGTTGCAAATAATGTAGGTGATAAATCTATCGGATTTAAATCGAATGACAACGCTGTAACGATGTATTTTAAAGATGGAACGCACATCGATATTCCAAAACAATCTAAGCTTAACATTGCACATGAAATATTATCACATGTAAAAGAGAAGGGATTTAAGTGA